The following nucleotide sequence is from Mucilaginibacter sp. cycad4.
AATCAAGCCTGCGCCATTCGGTCCAACCTTCAAGTCCCTGCCCAAACAGGGCCAACCATTTTTGCTCGCCAATTGATTTTTTATAGTTAGATGCATCATATTTAACTGCCGGCTGTGCCAAATAAGTTACAATATCAGCCGAAGAGATACCGTATTGCGCTAATGCAGCTGTAACAGCCTGGCCATATAACGAGGTAGCATCCTCAGTGGTAAAACCGCGTGCAGCGGCTTCAGCCCTGTCAAACAAGCTCTCGGCGTAACTCAATATTACGGCCGGGGTGTGCGGAGCCCTGAAGTAAGTACCCGGTTTTGATGTTTTGGTAAAACCGTAGTTGCTGGCATCACCTACTAATAAGCCATTTGGCAAGCCAACATATTTTTGCGGTGTTGCATCCTGCGTTGGAGCAGCGTATATAGATAAGCGCGGATCGTTGAGCGCAAACAGCTTATCAACTATGGTTTTGCTGATACGGTAATCATCACGCGTGTCAAACAGATTGCTTACCGGGTTTTGATTTGGCGAATCAATATAGGTGAACTGAGCTGTTTCGGCGTTCGAGCTGATGTATGAGCCCCCTTCGGCCTGGATATCTGCCAGCACTTGTTTGGCTTTGGCAGGTTCCCTATCGGCTATACGTAAAGCAATACGAAACCTTAAAGAGTTGGCAAACTTTTTCCATGATGCAATATTGTTACCATATATTACATCACCGGCTATAGCCTTGCCCGAAGGATCAAGCGCTGTTTGAGCGGCTTTCAGGTCATCCAGCAAAGCAAAATAAACATCTTTCTGAGTATCATAAGCAGGGGTAAGGTATTGATCGATATTGGTTGCCTGCTTGTAAGGGATATTGCCAAAAGCCTCGGTTAATAAACTAAATGTCCATGAACGCAGCACCAACGCAACACCTTTATAATTAGCATTACCCTGCGCATCGGCAAGTCTAATAATCTCATTAAAGTTTATAATACCTTTTGCATAACCTGCCGACCAAAGATCTTCAAAAGCAGTGCTGGCATAAATATACCTGTCGGGATCGGTATACTGAATTTTAGACCAGTATTGCACAAAAAGCAAACTGGCATCCATATTATTAGCTACCCCCCAATAAGTATCGGCAGTTGCTTTGGTTGCAGCGGTCAAAAGGTAATCTGGCTGTGCTGTTTGTGAGCCGTTAGGATTTTGATTGATCCTCACAAGTTCCTTTTTGCACGATGTTACCGATAATAAGATCGCGCCGGATAATATGCTTATATATTTAAGTTTCATGATGTTTTAAAATTTAAGGTTTACGTTAAAACCGATGTTGCGTACAGTTGGCAGGGTAAGATCTTCCAATCCCTGGCCATTGCCTGTATTGAAGGCAGTTTCCGGATCAATATTCGGAGCGTTTTTATGGATGATCCACAGGTTACGGCCAACTACCGAAAACGTAGCTCCCTGGAAACCTATCTTATTAATCAATTTTGCCGGTATGGAATAGCCCAGTTTCACTTCGCGAAGTTTGATATATGAGGCATCGTATACAAAAGCTTCGTCAATATTGGTAAAGCCTTTATAGTATGACTGTGCCGGTATGATAGTGGTATTTGGAGAGCCATCGGCCTTTACGCCTTTAAATATCATACCATCGTTATATACAGTTACACCGGCAGGGGCCGCACCGGTAACCTGCACTGCCGGATTTGTTGGTTTATTATCCGGATAATAATAGCTCAAACCGCCATTGGCAGCGCCGCGCCCAGGTAATGTGGAAGCAAGTACACCGGTATAGGTACCTGTGCGGTTTGTGTTTGAATAAATAGAACCACCGAAACGCGCGTCAACCAAAAAGCTCAGGTTAATTCCCTTGTACGAAAAACTGTTATTGATACTTCCTAACCAATTTGGGGTATACTTACCAAGAGCACGTTTGGTTGCGCTGAACACAGGTATGCCGCTGCCATCAATGATAATCTGCCCGGAAGCATTGCGCTGGTAAGCAGTACCATAAAGTGTTCCGTAAGGCAAACCACGCGCGGCTAAAACCTGTACAGTGCGGTCGGATCCTAACGGTACGTTTTCAAGGCGGCCTTCAGCATCAAGCGAAACTACTTTACTGCGGTTTAATGAGTAGTTGGTAGTAATATCCCAAGTGAATCCTTTAGATTTAATCGGGGTAAGGCCCAACTGAACTTCCAGGCCTTTATTGTTGATACGGCCACCGTTTATTACTTTGTAGTTATACCCTACTGCTGAACTTACCTGTACTGTAAGAATCTGGTTAGTACTATTGGTGTTATAGCCACTTACATCCAGATGTATCCTATCATGAAAAAAACCCAGTTCAAAACCAGCTTCTGCCGATGTTGTAGTTTCTGGTTTAAGGTGATTATTCAAATCAATTGCAGGTGAACTTAGTTGCGGGTTGCCATTAAAAAGAGTTGAAGAAGTGAAAACATTAATTAATTGATAAGGATCAGTCGCCTTACCTACTTTTGACCAGCCTCCTCTCAATTTAGCATAGGTGAGCACATCGCTTTTGATACCCAGTGCCTCTGACAATATTAAGCTGCCGTTTACGGATGGATAGAAATAAGACAGCGCGTCGGCCGGTAAGCTTGATGACCAATCGTTACGGGTTGTAAAGTTAATAAACGCATAGTTTCTGAAGCCAAGCTGTGCCGAGCCAAAGTAGCTGTAAGTTTTTAGTTTGCCATATTCATTGGTTGAAACCAGCGGATCGCGGGAGTTGCTCAGCGTATATAATCCGGCAACGGCAAGTTTTGGTGCTACCTGATCGTTTCGTTCGGTTGTCCTGACGGCGATATTGCCGCCTCCAAATACATCAAGCGAAAAGTCATTATTTAGCTTCCTGGTGTATTGCAATCTCGCTTCCGTATTATTTTCGTTTACGCTGTAAGCATCCTCTTCGTATGAGCCAAATGGCGTTCCGTTGGTGCCATAGGCTACTTTGATCTTACGGCGGTCATTATAATAATCGGTACCTGTGCGAAAGTTTGCCGACAGGCCATCGATGATCTTATAATTCAATTCGATGCTACCTATCAGGTGATTTTTATGCTGACCAACCGTGTTTTCATAAGCCAGCCAGTAAGGGTTGCTGTAATAGCTGTTATTCCAGTTAAAGGTATTACCATTGGCATCTTTATAATTTTTCAACTGGTTGATATCAACCTGGCGACCAAACCAGGTAAACTGCAGCATGGTGCTGGTTGCCCGTTTTCCATATGTGCCCGGAAGGTTGTCAGCATCGTCCTTGCTGTAATCAACAATAGTATTTACAGTTAATTTAGGATTAATACGATAGCTCGAATTTAAAGCGAAAGAGTTGCGCCCTTGTGAAGTATTAGGTACAATACCTGTTTGGTGCAGGTTATTATATGATAGCCTGAAATCGCTTTTATCGCTGCTGCTTGCTATCGCGATGCCATTATTAAGTGTAACCCCGGTTTTGAAAAAGTCTTTTACGTTATCGGGATGCGCCACAAACGGAACAGCCTGGCCGTTTGAATAAAACTGCGGGATCAATGAACCATCCAATGCAGGGCCCCAGCTTTCGTCAACACCATCGTTAACACCGCCGCCTTTGCCATCAACATAATTGAATTTTCCATTTGAGCCCTGTCCATACTGGTTCTGATAATCGGGCAGTAACTGCACATTTGAAAAACTGGTATTGGAGTTTATGGTAACACCCAATCCTTTTGCACCTTTACCTGTTTTAGTCCTGATAAGAATAACACCTGCTGCCGCACGTGAACCATAAAGCGCAGCAGCGTTTGGTCCTTTCAACACACTTACCGATTCAATATCTTCCGAATTAAGATCCGAAATAGCATTGGCAAAATCCCTTGAACCATTAGTTCCTAAAAACTGGCTGTTATCAACTATAACCCCATCCACCACAAATAAGGGCTGATTATTACCTGATATGGAAGTTTCGCCGCGGATAACAATGCGCGATGAACCCATATCGCCCTGGCTATTGGTAACCTGTACACCGGCAATTTTACCTGCCAGCGCGTTTACAAAGTTGGTTTCTTTTGCCTCAGATATATCTTTTGATTTTAAACCCTGCACGGAATAACCCAACGACTTTTTATCTTTTGAGATATTGAGGGCTGTTATAACCACCTCATTCAATGAATTTGGCGCTTCAATTAATACGATATTTAAGGTTGAAGTACCTTGCGTAACCGGAATCTCCTGGGTTGTAAAACCAATATAGCTCACCCTGAGCACATCGTTCACATTAGCACTGATGGCATATCTGCCATCTACATTGGTTTGTGCACCCGTGTTTTTACCTTTAACAGATACACTAACACCGGGCAGCGGCAGCCCGTCGGCTTTAGCGGTTACCACCCCGCTTATTTTAACGGATTGCCCCGCAACCGTTTGGACGAGAATAAAAGGCAATACAATTGCCAGTAATAGCTTGTAAATTTTTAACATGATAATTAAAATTGTTTTAATTTTTAATGCCGATACAGGTACAAAAAGCATGGCAATGGCCTCAGCAGGCATGATTTGCCCGGCTCATAAACCTAATTATAGCTGTAAAGAATTGATTAGGGGGATAGTATCTATTAATGCCATTGCAAGCTGCAGCATGCCTGGGCATTAATACCATACATGCTGTAAGAAATTAACAGCAACAATGCATGCTTTGCATACTTGAATAGAATTTACACGTTGATTGTGCTAATGAAACCGAAGCATTTTTGTGTAAGGGGGTAGTTTTTGTTTTCATAAAAACGGGTATTAAATAAGTGCAGATAGATAGATTTTTGATTTAATGGCTGTTCACAGGGCTGCTATCAGTAGCTTTTTTAGTTAACAGATGCTATTTTATTGTTCACCAAAGCATCAACCGCTTTTAACATGGATGCAAATTCCTGTTTATCATATAAACGGGTGAGATAAACTATTTTTCCATCACGGTTGATAACCACGTTGCGGGTAACGCCGCTCTTTTTGTTAGCATATCGGCCGAAGATCTCAGCACCCGGATCCAGTGCCAGCGGATAACTGATATTCATAGCCTGGTGGAAACCCTTCACTTTTTCAAGCGGCTCATCGCGGTCAACGCCGATTAAAACCAGGCCTTTATCTTTATAAGCCTGCCAGATCTCTTTTTCCAAATGAGGCATTTCCTCGCGGCATACGCTGCACCAGCTTGCGGTAAACTGCAGGATAACCACTTTGCCCCGCAATTGCTTTAATGATGTTTTAGTACCGTCGTTGAGTACAAGGTCGAAATCTGCCGGAGCAACGTCGCCCGTTTTTACGATATAACCGCGGTCGACCGCAGCAGGGTCGGCGGCAGTTTTTGTTTGCGCGGCAGCCAGCAATGTAGTTATTGAAAGTGAGCAGGTAAAAAGTAAATGTTTAATGTTCATTGCTATACATGTTAAACCGTAATATCATCCCGGTGATATTTCAATAGTTTATTAACAAGAAAATTGAAGAGAGAAAGGAAGTATACAGCGCCCTGCACTATGCAAGGCAATAGCGTATTACATTATCTTTTCCACCCTATTTTGGGCAGACAGGAATTAGCACCTTTATAACAATGGGCTTACAGGTTGCTAAGACATCACAGGGCCTTTCCCTCAGTCTTTCTTGATAATAAAATATTCAAAGAACCGTTTTGATGATGCAAATATATACAAATACTACTAAAACCATAGACTTTATATAATTATTGCAATAAAATGAAATAATCAACTGTTAAGTTCAAAGTTATAAGTCAGGTTTTTCTTTTAGATACTTTGACTTATGGCTAAAGACTCAGAACTGCTAAATCCGGCTAAAACTATCGGCATCAACAAAAAGGATAGCGTTATGATGTGTTTTTAAGATGGTGGAGGGATAACGCTCTGAAACGGGCTCATGCAGGGTATATTTTACCGCCTCCGCTTTATTAGCGCCGGGCACCATGCAAAAAATATCGGCAGCAGCCACCAGGGCGGGGATAGTTAGTGTAAGCGCGTATTCGGGTACAGTATCTAACGTTTCAAAACAACCGTCATTAACCTGCTGTTGCCTGCAGGCATGATCCAGTTGCACTCTTTTTACCATTTCCGGGTCATGGAAGTTTGCCATATGCGGATCATTAAAGGCTATATGGGTGTTCTCCCCTATCCCCATGCATACAATATCAACCGGGTTATTTTTCAGCAGCAGGGCATAGCGTTCACATTCGGCTTTATAGTTTGCGGCATTGCCATCGATATAGTTAACTGAGGCAAATGGCACCCGCTCAAAAAGCATCCGTTTAAGAAAACTGCTGAACAATTGAGGAGCAGCACGAGGTAAACCGAGGTACTCATCCATATGAAAAGCATTTATTTTTTGCCATTCAATGTCGCCGTCGCTCACCAAAGCATCCAGAAATTCATTTTGCGACGGAGCTGCCGCGAAAATCATATTGATTACAGGTTTAGTAAGCAGCAGCTGTTTAATTTTCCCGCTTACCATTTTGGCTGCTGTTTGGCCAAGAGAGGCCCGGTTTTTCAACACGATCACTTCGAGCTTTTCTGCCTTTATTTTCTTTAACATGGAAGTATCATCAACTGTTTAAATGGAATAAACAATTTTACCGCCGATGATGGTTTTATGCAGGTTGATTTCATCATCAAAAATCACAAGGTCGGCATCTTTCCCAACAGCTATTGATCCTTTGGTTTCATCAGCCCGCATAATTTTAGCCGGGGTTAGGGTCATCATTTTCACGGCATCAATTACCGGTACATCGGCAAGTGTGATCATGTTTTTAACCAGTTGAATGGTAGTCGCGACGCTTCCGGCAAAGGCGCTTCTGTCGGGCAGTTTTGCCACATTATCTTCAACTATTACTTTCAGGCCATTACGGAGATCGCCTAAAATACTTTCGCCGGGCGGCATTCCGGCGGCGCGCATGGCATCCGTTATCAGGGCAATCTTTTCCGGTCCCTTGATCTTATAAACAAGCTTAAGCAAGGCCGGGGGCAGGTGCCTTCCGTCGGCAATTATTTCTACCGTCATGTCCTCCAGTAAATAACCGCTTTCAATAACGCCTGCATACCTGTAAGCATTGCGCCGGGTTACGCCCGACATGCATGAGTAAAAGTGGGTGATATGCGTATATCCGTTTTCATAGGCTTCAAGTACTTCTTCGTAAATGGCGTTGGTATGCGCTATGGATGGCAAGATCCCTTTTGATTTCAGGAAACGTCCAAATTCAACGGCGCCTTTTAACTCGGGGGCGGCGCTCCATCGTTTTACAATGGATGAATGACGTAAAATTTCATGGTATTCCTGCGGATCAGGTAACCGGATAAAGCGGGGATCCTGTGCACCGCGCTGCTCCAAAGCAAAGTAAGGTCCCTCAATGTGCATCCCTAAAAACTGTGCCCCATCTTTGTTCAATGGCACCGATTCTTCATACAGGCTTAGGGTTTTGAGTAAAGCACCCTGCTCACAGCTTAGTGTTGTTGGTGTAAAGGCCGTTGTACCATGGCTGGCGTGCAGCTTTGCAATTTCAAGATAGGCCTCAACAGTATTATCCATAAAATCATGCCCCCCGCCGCCATGTACATGAATATCAATAAAGCCGGGCGACAGGTATTTACCACCCGCATCAATTACCGTTTCGCCGGCACTATCAATATTACCTTCAGCAATAGCGATGATTTTACCGTTTCGGGCCAGTAACGCACCGTTTCTGATGATCCGTGTTGGCGTGATGATTTTTGCATTGATGATTTTTAAACCCGGAGAGTCCATTTGATGATACTTATATGTTACATTCCAAATCATTACGTGTACGTACACATAAACAATTATAGCACTTTTTATGTCTATTTCAAAACAATAAATCGCGCTTCCATTTATTTACCGGGGGACTTTGAAACATTGCGTGAATGAAATGGAGTTTAAAACAATTCGATTTGTTTTGCTAAATCTTCTCCCGAAAAATTTCTACACGAATCTTAAATTAACACCTATTCAAAATTCGTGTAATTCGATTAATACGTAAAAATTCGTGTGGGAATTTTTACCTTATCGTTTTTTAATCGCCATATGATTTCAAAACGATTTCCATTATAATATCAGGCCTTATTATCCTATAAAAAACAAAAAGCCCCTAACGCTCGCCGCAGGGACTTTTAACCTAAACTTATTTGTAGATTTATAACTACATCCACAATAACTTCAAGTCTCGCAAAAAAGTTTTCATCTCCTTACAACCTATAGTTGAGATTTATCGGCTTCAATTAAAGAGACTTGCAAAACTATTTTCGGCAGTTATCTTTTCAATTGAGGTTTCCAATGCTTTGTAAATGTTCATATTCAAAAAAGGGCCTGCACTAATCCTTTTAACACCAGCATCCTGTAATGCCTTAAAATCCGGAAGCCCCGGTATGCACATTACATTAACAGGGAGGCGGGATAACGCAGTTATTTTTTCAATATCAGCTATTTGGGTAATACAAGGAAAAAACAAACCGTGTACACCTGTATCCTGGTAAAGTTTAGTCCGGGCTAAAGCATCCTCCAGCGCATTTGGTAAACCAAGCAGGAAGGAATCGGCCCGCACATTTATAAATACTTCTACCCCGGCAGCAGTTAATAATGAGGTGATCTGTTTAAGTTTCGCGGCAAAATTATTAGCATCAACAATGCTTCGTTTACCATCTGTTACTATCGAATCTTCTATGTTGATACCTGCTACTCCAATATTATTTAGCTTCGTTATGTTATTACAGATTTCTTCCGGTGTATCGGCACAGCCGGCTTCAAGATCAACTGTTAACATGGCCGATGTTGTCGCCGCTATCCGTTTGATAACAAAAAGATAGTCCTCAAAACTCATTTCTTCACCATCTGCAAAACCCAGAGAGCTGGCTACAGCTGCGCTTGATGTGCCGATTGCCGCAAAGTTCAACTTATCATAAACCTGTGCGCTTTGTGCATTCCATACATTGCCGATCTGCACAGCTTCTGCTTTATGGTGCAAGGCTAAAAATTCATTAAATCTATTTTTCATGTTCTTGTTTTTATTTTATGCTCAAAAGTAGCACTACGGTTTTGTCTAAAATTGTATAAAACGGAAGAGATTAAGGCGAAACAAAAGAGGTTGTATCATAAATCAAATTGACCACCTCTGGTGTTGTGTTACCTATGAATTGAAATTTAGCCGCTAATATTTATACAAAAAGGGGGTTAACATATTTTTAGTATAAAAACACTCAATTAACTGATTATTAACTACATAAGTAAATGTTAACCCTGAATTGTGTTAACCCTGTTAACCCTCCTGACCCGTCCGGAAATAGCTATACAGATTTGTGAGTAAATCCTATTTAACTATGCAAGCTTTGTCAGTAGAGTTAACCTAAAACTATATATATCGCTTAAGTATCTGAATAAGTCAAAAAAAAGGCCGTATCACGATTTATGATACAGCCTCGTTTTGTTTAAGATGGAGAAAATCAGGCTACGAGATTAGCTTCAGCCCCGAAAGCATGATCGATGACAATTTTCCAGCTGCCATCGGGTTGTTGCTTCATCAACTCTATCCCTTTTGCAGCGACTTGTGTTTTGCCATTGTCCGTAACGCTCCACTCCGACCGGCCTACAGCCACATCGCCCGATTGCAGGCAATAAACGGTTTTGATCTCCATCACTCCCGGCACCGCACAGATGCTTTTAACAGCTTCCTCAAATTGGGCCCTGCCTGATACTTCTTTTCCCGGTTCGGGGAAAATGATGCCGTTGGCATCATACACATTCATAACTACATTTACATCTTTGGTGTTAAAAGCTGCCGCAAGTACTGCGTGCACTTCCTGTGGTGTTTTTGCTGATTTCATTTTGTTATTTTTTTATTAACAGCAAAACTATGTGGCTTAAACAGCCAAAAATTGTATAAAACGGAAGCGTATTAGCCGCCTGCCAATACCTGGTTTATTGGCGATGCCTGAGCAGCAAAGGCATTGGGCGTAAAACCCGTAAAAAGTTTAAATTCCTTTATAAAATGGGCCTGGTCAAAATAACCTGCGCTATACGCTACGTTGGTCAGTTTTTCTTCGCTGGAGCTTACCAGGTTAAGGCTATGCTGAAAGCGGTTTATTTTATAAAATAATTTTGGCGGCAAACCGGTGCACTGCGAAAAAAGGGTATTCAGGTGCCTTGCGGAAATATTATATCGGTTTGAAATGGACAAGATATTATCGTCGCTGTAGTTCTTTTTAAGATTGCTTACAATATCCCCTATGAATTTGATCTTCGAATGCTTTTTTTCAGATACAGACAAACGGCTCCATAAATAATCTTCAATCATGGCCACCTTGGTATTCAGATCGACTGTCTCCAATAATTTTAAATAAAGCGTTCTTAATTTAGGGCCGAATACATGCGTGGCATCAACAATTTCATTATTAAATTCTGATACGTTTTCGTCAAAAAAATAAGCTGCCGAATGCGGGTAAAAGCGGAAGCCCAACATTGTATTTCTCCCTACCGACTGTATAGCCAATGGCTTAGTGATCTGGCCCCAAAGCTCGATAGGGGGCGTAGTGTAAAACACATCGCCTTTTTTTGATTTCCAGTTTCCGGTACCCAGGTTAAAGATCACTTCCATTGTTCCGCTCGGGAACACGATATCATCATAGCTTCTGTCCGAATCGGATTCGTACAGGTAGAAGCACTTGATATAAGGCTGCAGCTTTGGGCCCGGAAGGATTTCTTTGAAAACCATTACTACAAATATAGGGTACAACGAAGTCCCCCAATTGTAAAAAACGGAACAAATTATATAAAAGCTAAAAGCAGAAGGCATAAAGCCTAAAGCCAATATTGTCCTGTCCTGAAATTAGTTTGGATAGATTTATAAACAAAAAAGCCATGCGAACTATCAGTATGTTCACATGGCAGCTATACTATCCAATAACCTATGTCTACTTTTTTACATGTACCGGTTTTATACCTTCATGTGTCGGTTCCACCTGTTTGATCAGTCCCTTATCATCAAATTCCATTTTATCGATACATACCTCACGGTTATATCCCGCGGCATCGCCCATGGTAATCCCTTTGGGATAATTGAACCGGTGATAAACAATATACCACTCATCCGTGCCTGGGATCTGGATCACCGAGTTATGGCCTGTACCATAAATACCTTTAGCCGCATCTTTGGCAATAACAGTGTTTTGCTCAGGGATCTCGATTGGTCCCAAAGGAGATTTGGCAGTGCCGTAATGCACGCTGTAATTAGGGCTGCGGGTATCATTTTCCGACCACATGAAGTAATAGGTGCCATTACGGTAGAATACATAGGTGCCTTCATTATAATGAGCATATGGGGTTAGGATTTTGGTGGTGCCCGGCTTCAACGAAATCATGTCATCATCTAATTCGGCTACGGCCATATAACCATTACCCCAGTACAGATAATTCTTACCTGTTTGCGGATCGGCAAAAACATCGGCATCGATCTGTTGCCCGCCTTTAACGCCTTCGGGTAATTGTGCTACCAGAGGTTTACCCGAGTCAGTGAACGGCCCGGCTGGATCATTTGCCGTTGCAACCCCTATTTTTTGTGCAGCAGCAAAATAGTAGAAGTATTTATACTCGCCACCAACCTTCTTTTCGATGATGCAGGGTGCCCAGGCATTCTTTTTTGCCCAGCTCACATCCTGCGGCAAATCAAGGATCTTGCCTTCATCTTTCCAGTTAACCATATCATCAGAAGAGAACGCTTTAAAATATTTGCCCGACCAGCCATCAAAACCATCGCTGGTTGGATAGATATAGAACTTGCCTGTTTTTTCGGCATACAAGATCTCCGGATCGGCATAATATCCTGCTATAGCCGGGTTATGGGTTTCCTGGGCAGTAACCTCAAAAACCTGTGCTTTTTTACCCGCTATGCTTACTGAATATTTAACTGTCCCTTTCGTAAAATCCTGCGGTTTTGCAGGACTGATAGTAACACCTGGAAACAAAGTAAACTGCGGATCAAATGATTTTAAATCAGTGCCCGGTTTCACAGGCAGGTGCACTTTATGACTTGTTGGATCCAAAACAACATTGATGGTTTTAATCTGCTTGTTTACAGGCGAAAGTACCACATCTTCGGGCGTTTCCCATTTTGCAGTTAATGCCGCCGCTTCTTTTGAGGTTATTGGCATTAC
It contains:
- a CDS encoding family 43 glycosylhydrolase, which codes for MRKIVLLGILTIFYFVCIAQPGNGKAVKKQGLSGKRSEQNSRFSAYLFTYFTGGKGGEEIRFALSNDGYHFRALNNNNPVLKSADISATGGVRDPHIMRAADGKTFYMVATDMNTEKYGWGPDYSMVLLKSTDLVHWSSKTIDITKLYEKFAGVNRVWAPQTIYDPQAKKYVIYWSMRFGEEADKIYYAYANKDFTGLETEPKQLFFKPDGGACIDGDIVYKNNKYYLFFKTEGSGAGIKIAVSDKLTSGYVLRDKYVQQTKDPVEGAGTFKLNDGSGYILMYDMYTQGKYQFTRTTDLENFKLIDDEVSMNFHPRHGTVMPITSKEAAALTAKWETPEDVVLSPVNKQIKTINVVLDPTSHKVHLPVKPGTDLKSFDPQFTLFPGVTISPAKPQDFTKGTVKYSVSIAGKKAQVFEVTAQETHNPAIAGYYADPEILYAEKTGKFYIYPTSDGFDGWSGKYFKAFSSDDMVNWKDEGKILDLPQDVSWAKKNAWAPCIIEKKVGGEYKYFYYFAAAQKIGVATANDPAGPFTDSGKPLVAQLPEGVKGGQQIDADVFADPQTGKNYLYWGNGYMAVAELDDDMISLKPGTTKILTPYAHYNEGTYVFYRNGTYYFMWSENDTRSPNYSVHYGTAKSPLGPIEIPEQNTVIAKDAAKGIYGTGHNSVIQIPGTDEWYIVYHRFNYPKGITMGDAAGYNREVCIDKMEFDDKGLIKQVEPTHEGIKPVHVKK